A stretch of DNA from Vibrio sp. ED004:
TGTTTGAGCACCCGCCAGTACATCTTTGCCTTCTAATACCAATGGAATCGCTTGTTCTTGAACACTGGTTGGAGCCGTAAAGTTAAGCTCTGATAGCGTAGCAAGAAGGTGCTCAGACAATCCTAGTTGGTTAAAAGATTTAGTAGTTTCAGACATAGTATGATGCTCAAAGATTAAATAGGCGCGGATTGTAGCAAACCTGCATTACGCTGTTTACCTTTCCTTTTGATTTTTCTTCAATTGAAGTGCATTAAATTGGTTTGCTTCTTCTAAAACACTCGGATACAACTCATTAAAGTGACACTGCAACGTATCATAGAGACGTTCGAGGTCTTCATAGCAAGATTTAAGCATCCCTAGCTTTGGCCGTCTCAAAGCCATTCGTTGCAATACCATTTCTATGGATGACATCTCTTGATAGCTCTCTAACCACCTCTGCTCAGCCATTTTCTGGTGAACAGTAATGAAGTGCTCAGGCCAATGTGGCTCTTGGTGCTCAAAGATCTGCTGATGGCTGTCACAGCAAAAATGCTCAAGTGATTGTGTCGAGAACTGAGCCCAATGATTAGCCAAGCAATGATCCCAAAATACATCGAGTGCAATAGGCGCAAAGCGTTTTGTTTGGTCTGAAAAGAGAGATTTTGCAGAACGAGACACATCATGTCGGTCAGTATAGCTATCGACAAATCGATGAAGTCTAATGCCATCAGAAAGTGAGTCTGAATAGAATTTATTTGGGTCGCCTTTAACGAAGTCACCTAACAGGTTACCTGCTAAGTTGCTGTTACAGTGCTGTGCGATGTGAAGGTGTGCGAGAAAGTTCATTGAACCTCATTAAAGTGTCGAGAACTAAGTAACATGGTAAACGTACTCGTTTATCTTCGCGAACTTTAATGAGGATAGTTTTGGTATGACGTGTGAGCGAATGAGATTTGCTCAGTCTAAGAATTGTCTATTTTGAGAACATTGAACTCTAAAATCTTAACTAAGGAAAACCCTAGTTAGAAGATTTGAACAGTTCTTCTGCTAATTGTTTAACTGTCTGTTCATAGTCAGACAAGTCAATGCCAATTTCCATAGCATCTAACAACTCAAGACTTTCGTCATTATAAGATTGGTCACTCATTGTGCCCCCTCTATTCCTTGGTGTGGACATGATGTCCTGTTAACTAGTGCACCATCTTGGACTTATATTATGTCACTTTGATGAACGCACTCTACTCTACCCATTCCATATTTATAGCTTGAAGCTACTCGCGATCATTAACGCTTGTTTACGTTAAAGGGGTATACGCGAACGACATATGTACTGCCACCTTACACCAAGTACAACAAATTACTCTACAAATTTTGAAG
This window harbors:
- a CDS encoding ACP phosphodiesterase, translated to MNFLAHLHIAQHCNSNLAGNLLGDFVKGDPNKFYSDSLSDGIRLHRFVDSYTDRHDVSRSAKSLFSDQTKRFAPIALDVFWDHCLANHWAQFSTQSLEHFCCDSHQQIFEHQEPHWPEHFITVHQKMAEQRWLESYQEMSSIEMVLQRMALRRPKLGMLKSCYEDLERLYDTLQCHFNELYPSVLEEANQFNALQLKKNQKER